In the Colletotrichum higginsianum IMI 349063 chromosome 7 map unlocalized unitig_7, whole genome shotgun sequence genome, one interval contains:
- a CDS encoding Ketoreductase: MPSTTSQTVIVTGANGYLALHVINQLLKTGYDVRGTIRSRKADDKLRATFPEYYGGRLTTTFVEDLANPELFREAFDENTVGAIHVASPTHARTEDAVRDMLNPAVKGAIGILEAAKIYADPSFHRVVHLSSTAAIMDSKKGPRPGYTYTNSDWNPVTFEEAAAIEDHLSLYVASKALSEKAVWAWMTEHKPKFDLACVNPTMVFGPHLETISNMDEFTSTAKFLWRLVDAAEIPQLMWAGCVDVRDTAAMTVAAFEKHEAGGQRLLLARHFDWQTAADIARDELPNFRERFPVGRPGTGRSEALKHIHQYDGSKAVNVLGVEYRPLSQTVRDTLGQFLAVEGGKDH; encoded by the coding sequence ATGCCGTCTACTACATCCCAAACTGTCATCGTCACAGGAGCCAACGGCTACCTTGCCCTCCATGTCATCAATCAACTCCTGAAGACGGGCTACGACGTGCGCGGCACAATCAGATCTCGGAAGGCAGACGACAAGCTTCGTGCCACGTTTCCCGAATATTACGGGGGGCGCTTGACCACAACCTTTGTCGAGGACCTGGCGAATCCTGAGCTCTTTCGTGAGGCTTTCGACGAGAACACTGTGGGCGCTATCCATGTCGCCAGCCCGACCCATGCCCGAACCGAGGACGCTGTCCGCGACATGCTGAACCCCGCCGTCAagggcgccatcggcatTCTCGAGGCTGCCAAGATCTACGCGGATCCTTCGTTCCATCGGGTTGTTCACCTGTCTTCCACCGCGGCTATTATGGATAGCAAGAAGGGCCCCAGGCCTGGCTACACATACACCAATTCGGACTGGAACCCGGTGACGTTCGAAGAGGCGGCAGCCATTGAGGATCACCTGTCTCTATACGTTGCGTCCAAGGCCCTCTCAGAGAAGGCCGTGTGGGCCTGGATGACGGAGCATAAGCCAAAATTTGACCTCGCCTGCGTAAACCCAACCATGGTCTTTGGTCCCCATCTCGAGACCATCAGCAACATGGACGAGTtcacgtcgacggcgaagtTCCTGTGGCGGCTCGTAGACGCAGCCGAGATTCCACAGCTCATGTGGGCCGGGTGCGTTGATGTCCGCGACACCGCCGCGATGACTGTCGCGGCCTTCGAGAAGCATGAGGCGGGAGGCCAAAGGCTTTTGTTAGCACGTCACTTTGATTGGCAAACTGCGGCTGACATAGCGAGAGACGAACTTCCGAATTTCCGAGAGAGGTTTCCGGTGGGAAGACCCGGAACTGGCAGAAGCGAGGCTTTGAAACATATTCATCAATATGACGGAAGCAAGGCTGTAAATGTTCTCGGCGTGGAGTATCGTCCACTGTCGCAGACTGTCAGAGACACGTTGGGGCAGTTCCTGGCAGTCGAAGGAGGTAAAGACCACTAG